The following coding sequences lie in one Alloacidobacterium dinghuense genomic window:
- a CDS encoding aspartate aminotransferase family protein, whose translation MTPNETMTQSSATELTSEEVVRITRETNYGTWRFQKGWNPLHIVDSEGCYIIDANGKRYLDFSAQLMCMNLGHKNQAVIDSIAKQAQDLAYALPGYTTTARAELSKLLLEVLPKGLNKFFFTTSGTDANEAAFKIARMYTGKTKIIARYRSYHGSTAGSIAATGDPRRWSMEPRGKGPGIIFGPEVHCYKCPIKHTYPECGIACADYLEHMIRNESDVAAVLVEPIVGTNGVIVPPPEYMPKLRRICDETGVLLIADEVMSGWGRSGEWFAMNLWDVTPDILCTAKGITSAYVPLGLCATSEKIGDFFQDHYFAHGHTYEAHPMTLLPAVATIQEMRRLGLVERTRKLGPFVEEKLNTLKSKHPSIGDVRGKGLFWAVDLVKNQKTKEPFNTYADKVSSKALVVDQIAAKTLADGVIMQAWVSHFVIAPPLIITEEEIERGIDTLDKHLHIADEQCVTN comes from the coding sequence ATGACTCCTAACGAAACAATGACGCAGTCTTCCGCTACAGAATTGACCTCAGAAGAAGTCGTACGAATTACGCGCGAGACAAACTACGGAACATGGCGGTTTCAGAAGGGCTGGAACCCGCTTCACATTGTTGACTCTGAGGGGTGCTACATCATCGATGCCAATGGCAAGCGATATCTAGACTTTTCGGCGCAGCTGATGTGCATGAACCTCGGGCACAAGAATCAAGCCGTTATAGACTCCATCGCTAAGCAGGCTCAGGACCTGGCCTATGCGCTACCTGGTTACACTACGACCGCGCGCGCCGAATTATCAAAGCTATTGCTTGAAGTTCTGCCGAAGGGGTTGAACAAATTCTTCTTCACAACATCCGGCACCGACGCAAACGAAGCCGCCTTCAAGATTGCTCGGATGTACACAGGCAAGACCAAAATCATCGCACGCTACCGCTCCTATCATGGTTCGACTGCGGGATCGATCGCTGCAACAGGCGATCCGCGACGCTGGTCAATGGAGCCTCGCGGCAAAGGCCCAGGAATTATTTTTGGGCCAGAAGTGCACTGCTACAAGTGCCCAATCAAACACACTTATCCGGAATGCGGAATTGCTTGCGCCGACTATCTTGAGCACATGATCCGCAATGAATCCGATGTAGCGGCGGTCTTGGTTGAGCCAATCGTCGGCACAAATGGCGTGATTGTTCCGCCACCCGAATACATGCCAAAGCTGCGCCGCATTTGCGATGAAACTGGGGTATTGCTGATCGCCGACGAAGTCATGAGCGGATGGGGACGCTCCGGAGAGTGGTTCGCAATGAACCTCTGGGACGTAACGCCGGACATTCTCTGCACGGCGAAAGGCATCACATCGGCCTATGTACCACTGGGCCTCTGTGCAACGTCAGAGAAGATCGGCGATTTTTTTCAGGACCACTACTTCGCGCATGGACACACTTATGAAGCACATCCGATGACGCTCCTTCCGGCGGTCGCCACAATTCAGGAAATGAGGCGGCTCGGCCTTGTGGAACGAACGCGGAAGCTAGGTCCATTTGTCGAAGAAAAGCTAAATACGCTCAAGTCCAAGCACCCAAGCATAGGAGATGTGCGCGGAAAAGGACTGTTCTGGGCTGTCGACTTGGTAAAAAACCAGAAAACCAAGGAGCCGTTCAACACTTACGCTGACAAAGTCTCCAGCAAGGCTCTGGTAGTCGATCAGATCGCCGCGAAAACATTGGCAGATGGCGTCATCATGCAGGCATGGGTGAGTCACTTCGTAATTGCGCCGCCCCTCATCATCACGGAAGAAGAGATCGAACGAGGGATCGATACCCTCGACAAGCATCTGCATATTGCTGACGAGCAGTGCGTAACAAACTAA
- a CDS encoding CoA-acylating methylmalonate-semialdehyde dehydrogenase, producing the protein MSAVTASPLTSSLKHSDANTKQLKHWIGGNPVEGSSGRFADVFHPASGLVQARVPLANADEVDKAVAAAAAAFPDWSSQPPLRRARVMFRFREIFERRIEEVAVLINREHGKVLSDARGEATRGLEVVEFATGIPQLLKGEFTEQVGAGIDSWSMRQPLGVVAGITPFNFPAMVPMWMFPIALACGNTFILKPSERDPSSSVLLAEMLKEAGLPDGVFNVVHGDKVAVDAILAHPTIQAVSFVGSTPIAEYVYREGTKHGKRVQALGGAKNHMIVMPDADLDQAADALTSAAYGSAGERCMAISVAVAVGSQTADTLIEKLESRIAKLRVGDGTKEEADLGPLITKPHLDKVSNYVELGGREGAELVVDGRASALPHGEGFFLGACLFDHVKPEMRIYKEEIFGPVLGVVRVNNFETALQLVNEHEYGNGTSLFTRDGDTARDFTRRVQAGMVGINVPIPVPMAFHSFGGWKRSLFGDHAVHGPEGVRFYTRLKTVTARWPTGIRTGVDTSMPTLG; encoded by the coding sequence ATGTCTGCTGTCACTGCATCGCCGCTCACCTCTTCTTTGAAACATTCTGACGCAAACACCAAGCAACTTAAGCACTGGATCGGTGGGAATCCTGTTGAGGGATCATCGGGCCGGTTTGCCGATGTTTTTCATCCTGCTTCAGGTCTGGTCCAGGCACGCGTACCTCTGGCCAATGCAGATGAAGTGGATAAGGCAGTTGCTGCGGCTGCCGCGGCATTTCCTGACTGGTCTTCGCAGCCTCCGCTACGGCGTGCGCGCGTCATGTTTCGCTTCCGCGAGATATTCGAACGGCGAATCGAGGAAGTTGCTGTGTTGATTAACCGAGAGCATGGCAAAGTACTGTCTGATGCGAGAGGAGAGGCGACTCGGGGCCTTGAGGTTGTTGAGTTTGCTACCGGCATTCCGCAATTACTAAAGGGGGAATTCACTGAACAAGTGGGAGCGGGCATCGATAGCTGGTCCATGCGCCAGCCGCTCGGAGTGGTGGCAGGTATTACGCCATTCAACTTCCCTGCCATGGTGCCAATGTGGATGTTTCCGATCGCTCTTGCCTGCGGGAACACGTTTATCTTGAAGCCGAGCGAGCGCGACCCGAGCTCGTCGGTTCTGCTCGCTGAAATGTTGAAGGAAGCCGGTTTACCGGACGGAGTCTTCAATGTTGTGCATGGCGACAAAGTGGCTGTCGATGCCATCCTCGCGCATCCGACGATCCAGGCCGTGAGCTTTGTTGGCTCAACGCCGATTGCCGAGTATGTATATCGAGAAGGCACGAAACATGGGAAACGTGTACAGGCTCTGGGTGGTGCTAAGAATCACATGATCGTGATGCCGGATGCCGACCTGGATCAGGCCGCTGACGCACTTACCAGCGCAGCGTACGGATCGGCAGGCGAGCGATGCATGGCAATCAGCGTGGCAGTCGCGGTAGGAAGTCAGACGGCCGATACGCTGATTGAAAAGCTTGAAAGCCGCATTGCTAAGCTCCGCGTCGGAGATGGCACGAAGGAGGAGGCCGATCTCGGTCCACTCATCACGAAGCCGCATCTCGACAAAGTCAGTAACTATGTCGAACTCGGGGGCAGGGAGGGTGCCGAGCTTGTTGTCGACGGTCGTGCAAGTGCATTGCCACACGGTGAAGGCTTTTTCCTCGGTGCCTGTCTCTTCGATCACGTAAAACCGGAGATGCGGATTTACAAGGAAGAGATCTTCGGACCTGTACTCGGGGTCGTCCGCGTGAATAATTTTGAGACCGCTTTGCAGCTCGTGAATGAGCACGAATACGGTAACGGCACATCGCTTTTCACGCGCGATGGTGATACCGCACGGGACTTTACTCGCCGTGTGCAGGCCGGTATGGTCGGTATCAATGTTCCGATCCCGGTGCCGATGGCATTTCATAGCTTTGGCGGGTGGAAACGGTCATTGTTCGGTGATCATGCTGTACACGGACCGGAAGGGGTACGCTTTTATACCCGATTGAAAACGGTAACGGCACGATGGCCTACAGGCATTCGGACTGGCGTTGACACTAGCATGCCAACGCTCGGATAG